A single genomic interval of Adhaeribacter pallidiroseus harbors:
- a CDS encoding TolB family protein: MTKFLAIILLSCFCQVAFAQSEAVGIFQNHGDIGKPKKAGASSYDATTQTYSIKGGGDNIWFNRDEFHYLYNKIKGDFILTANFEFVGAKGNGHRKIGWMIRESADEAAASINAVVHGDGLTVMQWRPLRGAYMRDPQDEIFYAKKTVFQVVQLERNGKKVIMRVANWGEPLQEVGSHDMPDLPDAVLAGLFISSHDPEVTEEARVWNVRIDKPVPSNYHPNPQIQKTLATNQGIMGCRLETMTVLDGKRKVIRESTGRFEAPNWMPDGKKLLFNEGGSLHTIPVTGGTPEKLNTGTVSRNNNDHGISFNKKLLAISSSREGSTGGGSAVYVLPLSGGTPKLVTEQTPSYWHGWAPNSKEVTIVGQRNGSKIYNLYRADINTGKEVPLTQNTSGHVDGPEYSPDGKYIYYNANPTGTMQVWRMKPDGSGKEQITFDENHNWFPHISPDGKWIAYISFPTDIDPNAHPSYQRVTLRLMPTSGGTSKVIAYLYGGQGTINVNSWSPDSKSISFVSNSEIAEK; this comes from the coding sequence ATGACTAAATTTTTAGCTATTATTTTACTTAGCTGCTTTTGCCAGGTAGCTTTTGCCCAATCAGAAGCGGTAGGAATTTTTCAAAATCATGGCGATATCGGAAAGCCCAAAAAAGCAGGCGCTTCCAGCTATGATGCCACTACCCAGACTTATTCTATAAAAGGTGGCGGCGATAATATCTGGTTTAACCGCGACGAATTTCATTACTTGTATAATAAAATTAAAGGCGACTTTATACTAACGGCTAATTTTGAGTTTGTTGGCGCAAAAGGCAATGGTCACCGGAAAATTGGTTGGATGATCCGGGAATCGGCGGATGAGGCCGCAGCCAGCATTAATGCCGTGGTTCACGGCGATGGCCTGACGGTTATGCAATGGCGGCCGCTGCGCGGAGCTTATATGCGCGACCCGCAAGATGAAATATTTTACGCCAAAAAAACCGTATTCCAGGTAGTGCAATTAGAACGTAACGGCAAAAAGGTAATTATGCGGGTGGCCAATTGGGGAGAGCCGTTGCAGGAAGTTGGTTCCCACGACATGCCCGATCTGCCGGATGCCGTATTGGCCGGTTTGTTCATCTCGTCGCACGACCCAGAAGTAACGGAAGAAGCCCGGGTTTGGAATGTACGTATAGATAAACCCGTGCCCAGCAATTATCATCCTAATCCGCAGATTCAGAAAACCCTGGCGACTAACCAAGGAATAATGGGCTGTCGTTTAGAAACCATGACTGTTTTAGATGGTAAAAGAAAAGTTATCCGGGAATCTACAGGCCGTTTTGAAGCGCCCAATTGGATGCCCGATGGGAAAAAGCTCTTATTTAACGAAGGCGGCTCTTTACATACCATTCCGGTAACCGGCGGCACCCCGGAAAAACTAAATACCGGCACGGTATCCCGCAATAACAACGACCACGGTATTTCGTTTAATAAAAAACTGCTCGCCATTAGCAGTTCCCGGGAAGGATCAACCGGGGGCGGGTCGGCCGTATATGTATTGCCCTTATCCGGCGGCACGCCCAAACTGGTTACCGAACAAACTCCTTCTTACTGGCACGGTTGGGCGCCTAATAGTAAGGAAGTTACCATAGTGGGGCAGCGTAATGGCAGCAAAATTTATAATTTGTATCGGGCTGATATAAACACGGGTAAAGAAGTACCGCTCACTCAAAACACTTCGGGCCACGTGGATGGGCCGGAATATTCGCCGGACGGCAAGTATATTTACTACAATGCCAACCCTACCGGCACCATGCAAGTCTGGCGGATGAAACCCGATGGTTCCGGTAAAGAGCAAATAACGTTTGATGAAAACCATAACTGGTTTCCGCACATTTCGCCGGATGGTAAATGGATTGCTTATATTTCTTTCCCGACGGATATTGATCCGAATGCCCATCCTTCTTACCAGCGGGTAACGTTACGCTTAATGCCCACAAGTGGCGGCACCTCTAAAGTAATTGCTTACTTATACGGCGGGCAGGGCACTATTAACGTTAACTCGTGGTCGCCGGACAGCAAGTCTATTTCCTTTGTCAGTAATTCGGAGATAGCCGAAAAGTAG
- a CDS encoding TIM barrel protein — MLSRRNFLKSTGALTIGAFALPYVATAAKVQNVGIQLYTVRNEMLKDAKKTLAQLAKLGYKELESARSAKGHYYGLSAKEIKQVTKDLGLNIRSGHVHIDKDWQKTVDEAAESGQQYLICSSLPTTGQTVSNYQQVAETFNKSAEACKKANLIFGYHNHEYEFAKENGKTLYDVLLEETDPDLVKMELDLGWVIVTGHDPLHYFQKYPNRFPLWHLKDMKKDKEESTEFGTGRINITQMFENAKKSGMKYFFVEQEEYAGEPMASVKHNIDYLKKLTF, encoded by the coding sequence ATGCTTTCCAGAAGAAATTTTTTAAAATCTACCGGTGCTTTAACAATCGGAGCCTTTGCTTTGCCCTATGTAGCTACCGCGGCCAAAGTACAAAATGTGGGTATTCAGTTATACACGGTGCGTAACGAAATGCTGAAGGATGCCAAAAAAACTCTCGCCCAGTTGGCCAAACTGGGCTATAAAGAACTGGAATCTGCCCGCAGCGCCAAAGGCCATTATTACGGCTTAAGCGCCAAAGAAATAAAACAAGTAACCAAAGACCTGGGCCTGAACATCCGCAGCGGCCACGTGCACATCGATAAAGACTGGCAAAAAACCGTGGATGAAGCAGCCGAATCGGGCCAGCAGTATCTAATTTGTTCTTCTTTACCCACTACCGGCCAAACAGTTAGTAATTACCAGCAAGTGGCAGAAACATTTAACAAATCGGCCGAAGCTTGTAAAAAGGCTAACTTAATTTTTGGTTACCATAACCACGAATATGAGTTTGCGAAAGAAAACGGCAAAACTTTATACGATGTGCTGCTGGAAGAAACCGATCCAGACCTGGTGAAAATGGAACTGGACCTGGGTTGGGTGATTGTAACCGGCCACGATCCTTTGCATTACTTTCAGAAATACCCGAACCGTTTTCCGCTCTGGCATTTAAAAGACATGAAAAAAGACAAAGAAGAAAGCACCGAGTTTGGTACCGGCCGCATTAACATTACCCAGATGTTTGAAAATGCCAAGAAATCGGGGATGAAATATTTCTTCGTGGAACAGGAAGAATACGCCGGGGAGCCCATGGCTAGCGTAAAACATAATATCGATTATTTAAAAAAACTTACTTTTTAA